The following proteins come from a genomic window of Acinonyx jubatus isolate Ajub_Pintada_27869175 chromosome C1, VMU_Ajub_asm_v1.0, whole genome shotgun sequence:
- the HJV gene encoding hemojuvelin isoform X1, giving the protein MGDPGRSPHGSPPTLSTLTLLLLLCGHAHSQCKILRCNAEYVSSTLSLRGGRSPGALRGGAGGGGRGGGVGSGGLCRALRSYALCTRRTARTCRGDLAFHSAVHGIEDLMIQHNCSRQGPTAPPPARGPALPGAGPARSSGPPAPDPCDYEGQFSRLHGRPPGFLHCASFGDPHVRSFHHHFHTCRVQGAWPLLDNDFLFVQATSSPVASGANATATRKLTIIFKNMQECIDQKVYQAEVDNLPAAFEDGSINGGDRPGGSSLSIGTANPGNHVEIRAAYIGTTIIIRQTAGQLSFSIKVAEDVARAFSAEQDLQLCVGGCPPSQRLSRSERSRRGALTIDTARRLCKEGLPVEDAYFHSCVFDVLISGDPNFTVAAQAALEDARAFLPDLEKLHLFPSDAGVPLSSGTLLAPLIWSGLFVLWLCIQ; this is encoded by the exons ATGGGGGATCCAGGCCGGTCCCCCCATGGCAGCCCCCCAACTCTAAGCACTCTCACCCTCCTGCTGCTCCTCTGTGGACATG CTCATTCTCAATGCAAGATCCTCCGCTGCAATGCTGAGTATGTATCGTCCACCCTGAGCCTTAGAGGTGGGAGGTCACCGGGAGCCCTgcgaggaggagcaggaggagggggccgAGGTGGAGGGGTGGGCTCAGGCGGCCTCTGTCGAGCCCTCCGCTCCTACGCTCTCTGCACCCGGCGCACCGCCCGCACCTGCCGCGGGGACCTGGCCTTCCATTCGGCGGTGCACGGGATCGAAGACCTGATGATCCAGCACAACTGCTCCCGCCAGGGCCccacggccccgcccccggcccgcggCCCCGCCCTTCCAGGCGCAGGCCCCGCCCGCTCCTCCGGCCCCCCAGCCCCGGACCCCTGTGACTATGAAGGCCAGTTTTCCCGGCTGCACGGGCGTCCCCCGGGCTTCTTGCATTGCGCCTCCTTCGGGGACCCCCACGTGCGCAGCTTTCACCACCACTTTCACACGTGCCGTGTCCAAGGAGCTTGGCCCCTGCTGGATAATGACTTCCTTTTTGTCCAGGCCACCAGCTCCCCCGTGGCATCGGGGGCCAACGCCACCGCCACCCGGAAG CTCACCATTATATTTAAGAACATGCAGGAATGCATTGATCAGAAGGTCTACCAGGCTGAGGTGGACAATCTTCCGGCAGCCTTTGAAGATGGCTCTATCAATGGAGGTGACCGACCCGGGGGGTCCAGTCTGTCCATTGGAACTGCTAACCCTGGGAACCACGTGGAGATCCGAGCCGCCTATATTGGCACAACTATAATCATCCGGCAGACAGCTGGGCAGCTCTCCTTCTCCATCAAGGTAGCAGAGGACGTGGCCCGGGCCTTCTCAGCTGAGCAAGACCTACAGCTCTGTGTTGGGGGGTGCCCCCCAAGTCAGCGACTCTCTCGCTCAGAGCGCAGCCGCCGGGGAGCTCTGACCATTGACACCGCCAGACGGCTGTGTAAGGAAGGGCTGCCAGTTGAAGACGCTTATTTCCACTCCTGTGTCTTTGATGTTTTGATCTCTGGTGACCCGAACTTCACTGTGGCAGCTCAGGCGGCTTTGGAGGATGCCCGAGCCTTCCTGCCGGACTTAGAAAAGCTGCACCTCTTCCCCTCGGATGCCGGGGTTCCTCTTTCCTCGGGAACCCTCCTAGCCCCACTCATTTGGAGTGGGCTCTTTGTTCTGTGGCTTTGCATTCAGTAA
- the HJV gene encoding hemojuvelin isoform X2, which yields MIQHNCSRQGPTAPPPARGPALPGAGPARSSGPPAPDPCDYEGQFSRLHGRPPGFLHCASFGDPHVRSFHHHFHTCRVQGAWPLLDNDFLFVQATSSPVASGANATATRKLTIIFKNMQECIDQKVYQAEVDNLPAAFEDGSINGGDRPGGSSLSIGTANPGNHVEIRAAYIGTTIIIRQTAGQLSFSIKVAEDVARAFSAEQDLQLCVGGCPPSQRLSRSERSRRGALTIDTARRLCKEGLPVEDAYFHSCVFDVLISGDPNFTVAAQAALEDARAFLPDLEKLHLFPSDAGVPLSSGTLLAPLIWSGLFVLWLCIQ from the exons ATGATCCAGCACAACTGCTCCCGCCAGGGCCccacggccccgcccccggcccgcggCCCCGCCCTTCCAGGCGCAGGCCCCGCCCGCTCCTCCGGCCCCCCAGCCCCGGACCCCTGTGACTATGAAGGCCAGTTTTCCCGGCTGCACGGGCGTCCCCCGGGCTTCTTGCATTGCGCCTCCTTCGGGGACCCCCACGTGCGCAGCTTTCACCACCACTTTCACACGTGCCGTGTCCAAGGAGCTTGGCCCCTGCTGGATAATGACTTCCTTTTTGTCCAGGCCACCAGCTCCCCCGTGGCATCGGGGGCCAACGCCACCGCCACCCGGAAG CTCACCATTATATTTAAGAACATGCAGGAATGCATTGATCAGAAGGTCTACCAGGCTGAGGTGGACAATCTTCCGGCAGCCTTTGAAGATGGCTCTATCAATGGAGGTGACCGACCCGGGGGGTCCAGTCTGTCCATTGGAACTGCTAACCCTGGGAACCACGTGGAGATCCGAGCCGCCTATATTGGCACAACTATAATCATCCGGCAGACAGCTGGGCAGCTCTCCTTCTCCATCAAGGTAGCAGAGGACGTGGCCCGGGCCTTCTCAGCTGAGCAAGACCTACAGCTCTGTGTTGGGGGGTGCCCCCCAAGTCAGCGACTCTCTCGCTCAGAGCGCAGCCGCCGGGGAGCTCTGACCATTGACACCGCCAGACGGCTGTGTAAGGAAGGGCTGCCAGTTGAAGACGCTTATTTCCACTCCTGTGTCTTTGATGTTTTGATCTCTGGTGACCCGAACTTCACTGTGGCAGCTCAGGCGGCTTTGGAGGATGCCCGAGCCTTCCTGCCGGACTTAGAAAAGCTGCACCTCTTCCCCTCGGATGCCGGGGTTCCTCTTTCCTCGGGAACCCTCCTAGCCCCACTCATTTGGAGTGGGCTCTTTGTTCTGTGGCTTTGCATTCAGTAA
- the HJV gene encoding hemojuvelin isoform X3 — protein MKASFPGCTGVPRASCIAPPSGTPTCAAFTTTFTRAVSKELGPCWIMTSFLSRPPAPPWHRGPTPPPPGRSGTQQQLQTLSWSPTLTIIFKNMQECIDQKVYQAEVDNLPAAFEDGSINGGDRPGGSSLSIGTANPGNHVEIRAAYIGTTIIIRQTAGQLSFSIKVAEDVARAFSAEQDLQLCVGGCPPSQRLSRSERSRRGALTIDTARRLCKEGLPVEDAYFHSCVFDVLISGDPNFTVAAQAALEDARAFLPDLEKLHLFPSDAGVPLSSGTLLAPLIWSGLFVLWLCIQ, from the exons ATGAAGGCCAGTTTTCCCGGCTGCACGGGCGTCCCCCGGGCTTCTTGCATTGCGCCTCCTTCGGGGACCCCCACGTGCGCAGCTTTCACCACCACTTTCACACGTGCCGTGTCCAAGGAGCTTGGCCCCTGCTGGATAATGACTTCCTTTTTGTCCAGGCCACCAGCTCCCCCGTGGCATCGGGGGCCAACGCCACCGCCACCCGGAAGGTCAGGGACTCAGCAGCAACTCCAGACCCTCTCATGGTCGCCCACG CTCACCATTATATTTAAGAACATGCAGGAATGCATTGATCAGAAGGTCTACCAGGCTGAGGTGGACAATCTTCCGGCAGCCTTTGAAGATGGCTCTATCAATGGAGGTGACCGACCCGGGGGGTCCAGTCTGTCCATTGGAACTGCTAACCCTGGGAACCACGTGGAGATCCGAGCCGCCTATATTGGCACAACTATAATCATCCGGCAGACAGCTGGGCAGCTCTCCTTCTCCATCAAGGTAGCAGAGGACGTGGCCCGGGCCTTCTCAGCTGAGCAAGACCTACAGCTCTGTGTTGGGGGGTGCCCCCCAAGTCAGCGACTCTCTCGCTCAGAGCGCAGCCGCCGGGGAGCTCTGACCATTGACACCGCCAGACGGCTGTGTAAGGAAGGGCTGCCAGTTGAAGACGCTTATTTCCACTCCTGTGTCTTTGATGTTTTGATCTCTGGTGACCCGAACTTCACTGTGGCAGCTCAGGCGGCTTTGGAGGATGCCCGAGCCTTCCTGCCGGACTTAGAAAAGCTGCACCTCTTCCCCTCGGATGCCGGGGTTCCTCTTTCCTCGGGAACCCTCCTAGCCCCACTCATTTGGAGTGGGCTCTTTGTTCTGTGGCTTTGCATTCAGTAA
- the HJV gene encoding hemojuvelin isoform X4 has translation MGDPGRSPHGSPPTLSTLTLLLLLCGHAHSQCKILRCNAEPPAPPWHRGPTPPPPGRSGTQQQLQTLSWSPTLTIIFKNMQECIDQKVYQAEVDNLPAAFEDGSINGGDRPGGSSLSIGTANPGNHVEIRAAYIGTTIIIRQTAGQLSFSIKVAEDVARAFSAEQDLQLCVGGCPPSQRLSRSERSRRGALTIDTARRLCKEGLPVEDAYFHSCVFDVLISGDPNFTVAAQAALEDARAFLPDLEKLHLFPSDAGVPLSSGTLLAPLIWSGLFVLWLCIQ, from the exons ATGGGGGATCCAGGCCGGTCCCCCCATGGCAGCCCCCCAACTCTAAGCACTCTCACCCTCCTGCTGCTCCTCTGTGGACATG CTCATTCTCAATGCAAGATCCTCCGCTGCAATGCTGA GCCACCAGCTCCCCCGTGGCATCGGGGGCCAACGCCACCGCCACCCGGAAGGTCAGGGACTCAGCAGCAACTCCAGACCCTCTCATGGTCGCCCACG CTCACCATTATATTTAAGAACATGCAGGAATGCATTGATCAGAAGGTCTACCAGGCTGAGGTGGACAATCTTCCGGCAGCCTTTGAAGATGGCTCTATCAATGGAGGTGACCGACCCGGGGGGTCCAGTCTGTCCATTGGAACTGCTAACCCTGGGAACCACGTGGAGATCCGAGCCGCCTATATTGGCACAACTATAATCATCCGGCAGACAGCTGGGCAGCTCTCCTTCTCCATCAAGGTAGCAGAGGACGTGGCCCGGGCCTTCTCAGCTGAGCAAGACCTACAGCTCTGTGTTGGGGGGTGCCCCCCAAGTCAGCGACTCTCTCGCTCAGAGCGCAGCCGCCGGGGAGCTCTGACCATTGACACCGCCAGACGGCTGTGTAAGGAAGGGCTGCCAGTTGAAGACGCTTATTTCCACTCCTGTGTCTTTGATGTTTTGATCTCTGGTGACCCGAACTTCACTGTGGCAGCTCAGGCGGCTTTGGAGGATGCCCGAGCCTTCCTGCCGGACTTAGAAAAGCTGCACCTCTTCCCCTCGGATGCCGGGGTTCCTCTTTCCTCGGGAACCCTCCTAGCCCCACTCATTTGGAGTGGGCTCTTTGTTCTGTGGCTTTGCATTCAGTAA